One window of Leptospiraceae bacterium genomic DNA carries:
- a CDS encoding MBOAT family protein, with protein sequence MLFNSLHFYVFCLIVFPLYFFLQEGKQRKLLLWSSVYFYACLKVAFVPLLLLSFIATFIGSIRISESQKQNTKKLWLYFVLTVNLGILVFFKYTDFLRSILHDLGANGSNTTEFRAIGFILPLGISFYTFQAIAYAVDVYRGILKPERNFSDFSLFLLFFPQLVAGPIMRADVLIPQFQGRKLFSAENFSLGMGQIALGIFKKTMIADPISDFIEPIFANPANYDFAACILGVYFFTIQIYCDFAGYSDIAIGAGKILGFNIPINFKRPYLASSSTELWRRWHISLSTWLRDYIYITLGGSRVSLLRNYFNVFVTMVIGGAWHGAAWNFIIWGFICGVSLTIEKFFIEFGYEKFFLRIPKVIRITYTFSLFMLGALFFRSLNFDLAMVMLKRILTLQTTGIFTINYILFIPTGILFVIEVLEETKLLSKIKESGIYQQLRVPVLASILLVAGCIYTVTASPQFYYFQF encoded by the coding sequence ATGTTATTTAATTCTCTTCACTTCTACGTATTCTGCCTGATTGTATTTCCTCTGTATTTTTTCTTGCAAGAGGGTAAACAGCGTAAACTGCTACTCTGGTCGTCGGTGTATTTCTATGCCTGTCTAAAAGTAGCCTTTGTTCCGCTGCTTCTGCTCTCTTTTATTGCGACGTTTATTGGTTCTATTCGTATTTCTGAATCGCAAAAACAGAATACGAAAAAGCTTTGGCTCTACTTTGTATTAACCGTCAACTTAGGGATTTTAGTTTTTTTCAAATACACAGACTTTCTACGCTCCATCTTACATGACTTAGGGGCTAATGGGAGTAATACAACTGAGTTTAGAGCGATTGGATTTATCTTACCACTTGGAATTTCCTTTTATACATTCCAAGCGATTGCTTATGCAGTCGATGTGTATAGAGGAATTCTTAAACCAGAAAGAAATTTCTCTGACTTCTCTTTATTTCTTCTGTTCTTTCCTCAACTCGTTGCAGGACCTATCATGCGGGCTGATGTTCTAATTCCTCAGTTTCAGGGAAGAAAGCTATTTTCTGCTGAAAACTTTTCTCTTGGGATGGGTCAAATTGCACTTGGAATTTTCAAGAAGACGATGATTGCAGATCCAATATCAGATTTCATTGAACCAATCTTCGCGAATCCGGCTAATTACGATTTTGCGGCGTGTATTCTAGGAGTGTATTTTTTCACAATTCAAATCTACTGTGACTTCGCCGGCTACTCCGATATAGCCATTGGTGCGGGAAAAATCTTAGGCTTTAACATTCCAATCAACTTTAAACGTCCTTACTTAGCATCTTCTTCCACGGAACTCTGGAGACGATGGCATATTTCTCTTTCTACTTGGCTACGGGATTACATCTATATAACGCTCGGTGGAAGTAGAGTTTCCCTTTTACGAAATTACTTCAACGTGTTTGTGACAATGGTAATCGGCGGAGCCTGGCATGGGGCAGCATGGAATTTTATCATCTGGGGATTTATATGTGGAGTGAGTCTTACGATTGAAAAATTCTTTATTGAGTTCGGTTACGAAAAGTTTTTCTTGCGAATTCCAAAGGTCATTCGTATTACTTATACTTTCAGCTTATTCATGTTAGGCGCATTGTTCTTCCGATCACTCAACTTTGATCTCGCAATGGTGATGCTAAAACGAATTCTCACCTTGCAAACAACAGGAATTTTTACAATCAATTATATTCTATTTATTCCCACAGGAATTTTATTTGTAATTGAAGTTTTAGAAGAGACCAAGCTACTGTCTAAGATAAAGGAATCAGGAATCTATCAACAGTTGAGAGTTCCTGTGCTGGCGTCTATTTTATTAGTTGCCGGTTGCATTTACACGGTGACAGCAAGTCCCCAATTTTATTATTTTCAATTTTAG
- the trxB gene encoding thioredoxin-disulfide reductase, translating to MAHKIIIIGSGPAGHTAAIYAARANLNPVMYEGFMAGGVAAGGQLTTTTEIENFPGFPEGIDGTKLTQLFREQSAKYGTTIITQTVTKVNFNVHPFKIYTEEEECEAEAVIIATGATAKRMNIKGEHDYWQRGISACAVCDGALPIFRNKELAVIGGGDSAVEEATHLTKFASKVYLIHRRDKLRASQVMQDRAINHPKIQMVWNSTVDEAIGGAGGLNAITLKDTVNGSTKTLPVGGLFYAIGHTPNTEIFKEFLELDEVGYIKTHPGSTRTSVKGVFAAGDVQDRIYRQAISAAGSGCMAALDAERWLMH from the coding sequence ATGGCACATAAAATCATCATCATCGGCTCAGGTCCGGCAGGTCACACAGCAGCAATCTACGCAGCAAGAGCAAACTTAAATCCAGTTATGTATGAAGGATTCATGGCAGGTGGAGTGGCGGCTGGTGGACAATTAACCACTACAACCGAGATCGAAAATTTTCCCGGCTTTCCCGAAGGAATTGACGGCACGAAGCTAACACAGTTATTCCGCGAACAATCCGCAAAGTATGGAACAACCATCATTACCCAGACAGTCACCAAAGTAAACTTCAACGTTCATCCTTTTAAAATCTACACCGAAGAAGAAGAATGTGAAGCAGAAGCTGTTATCATTGCGACAGGCGCAACAGCGAAGAGAATGAACATCAAAGGAGAGCACGACTACTGGCAAAGAGGAATTTCCGCTTGTGCAGTTTGTGACGGAGCGCTTCCTATTTTTCGTAACAAAGAACTCGCCGTGATTGGAGGAGGAGACTCCGCAGTAGAAGAAGCAACTCACTTAACAAAGTTTGCCTCTAAAGTTTATCTCATTCACAGAAGAGACAAACTCCGTGCTTCTCAAGTCATGCAAGACAGAGCAATCAATCATCCAAAGATTCAAATGGTATGGAATAGCACAGTAGATGAAGCGATTGGTGGTGCTGGTGGGCTAAATGCAATTACCCTCAAAGACACAGTCAATGGATCAACCAAGACTCTTCCTGTAGGCGGACTCTTCTACGCAATCGGTCACACACCGAACACAGAAATTTTTAAAGAGTTCTTAGAGCTAGATGAAGTTGGTTATATCAAAACGCATCCGGGTTCTACTCGCACTAGCGTCAAAGGCGTGTTTGCCGCAGGAGACGTCCAAGACAGAATCTATCGACAAGCAATCTCTGCCGCCGGCTCCGGTTGTATGGCTGCTCTTGATGCAGAAAGATGGTTAATGCATTAA
- a CDS encoding DUF4395 domain-containing protein: protein MEIISFGEYTNGKSYKVLDERQMRGSAGIMLLLATIAFINGFIIKRYEVLPYISGFLVLNFLIGLFINPKFAPTVFISYMFVQKQSPLFIGAIQKRFAWSLGLILSSCIFILSLFLLSDVSYFEPVCFLCLVCLALLFMETAFGICLGCKLYDFTINLKLMKKPEEKPNCMGDVCATEIK from the coding sequence ATGGAGATCATAAGTTTCGGAGAATACACAAATGGAAAAAGTTATAAGGTATTGGATGAAAGACAGATGCGGGGAAGTGCGGGGATCATGTTGTTACTTGCAACGATTGCGTTTATCAATGGATTTATTATTAAACGGTATGAAGTATTGCCTTACATCTCTGGATTTCTTGTTCTGAATTTTCTTATTGGATTGTTCATCAATCCAAAGTTCGCTCCGACTGTGTTTATTTCCTATATGTTTGTCCAAAAGCAATCACCTCTCTTTATTGGTGCAATTCAAAAAAGATTTGCATGGAGTCTTGGGCTAATTTTATCTTCCTGCATTTTTATATTGTCTCTATTTTTACTCAGTGATGTTTCGTATTTCGAACCAGTCTGTTTCCTTTGCTTGGTCTGTCTTGCTTTGCTGTTTATGGAAACTGCCTTTGGAATTTGTTTAGGTTGTAAATTATATGATTTTACAATCAATCTGAAGCTGATGAAGAAACCAGAAGAAAAACCCAACTGCATGGGAGATGTTTGCGCCACAGAGATTAAATGA
- a CDS encoding EAL domain-containing protein encodes MKKFLTTTSEQFFEDNQKFVQAIDEAYNRFDADRLMIERSLELTSKELIEKNKSLLSYIEKLNYIAYHDTLTHLYNRAFLTDKLDMSIANQKKNPSKVFAVLFLDLDRFKLINDAMGHSVGDKLLGKIATRLTEFSSNTVTIVRLGSDEFVVLVETIESEQEVLFLAENINKSLKHSFHVDYHELFISVSIGIAFSSQGYENSSDILRDADTAMYNAKKKGRGRFQVFDKSMHNYAATLVELESNLRQAILNNEFILYYQPIINTVNDTVSGFEALIRWNHPKKGFISPADFIPIAEETGMINVIGEWVIHTAAVMAMRLQSICPKVYISVNLSFVQFREKNIAEVIKNILQETKLSPELLYIELTESNIMENVASGLEILNKLRDIGVFLSLDDFGTGYSSLSYLKKFPIHNLKIDKSFVRDLEKGKQDQEIVKAIIAVAHSLGLTVTAEGIENENQSAFLKSFSCDRQQGYFFSKPLPPDQAIEYLNKKLN; translated from the coding sequence ATGAAAAAGTTTTTGACGACTACATCGGAGCAGTTCTTTGAGGATAATCAAAAATTTGTTCAAGCTATTGATGAGGCATACAATCGATTTGACGCAGATCGCTTAATGATAGAAAGATCTTTAGAATTAACGTCTAAAGAACTAATTGAAAAAAATAAATCACTCTTAAGTTATATTGAAAAATTGAATTATATAGCTTACCATGATACGCTCACTCATCTATACAACCGAGCTTTTCTAACTGACAAATTGGATATGAGCATTGCGAATCAAAAAAAAAATCCATCGAAAGTATTTGCTGTTTTGTTTTTGGATTTGGATCGTTTTAAACTAATCAACGATGCGATGGGGCATAGTGTAGGAGATAAACTCTTAGGGAAAATCGCAACCCGTTTGACAGAATTTTCCTCTAATACAGTCACGATTGTAAGACTTGGAAGCGATGAGTTTGTAGTTTTAGTTGAGACAATAGAATCAGAACAAGAGGTTTTGTTTCTTGCGGAAAATATCAATAAGTCGCTCAAACACTCTTTTCATGTTGATTATCACGAACTCTTTATAAGCGTTAGTATCGGGATTGCCTTTTCTAGTCAGGGCTACGAAAATTCTAGTGACATTTTGCGAGACGCGGATACTGCGATGTATAACGCGAAAAAAAAAGGTAGGGGTCGCTTTCAAGTCTTCGATAAGTCTATGCATAATTATGCGGCGACACTCGTTGAACTCGAATCAAACTTGCGACAGGCAATTTTGAATAACGAATTCATACTCTACTATCAACCAATTATAAATACTGTAAACGATACCGTTAGTGGGTTTGAAGCTTTAATCCGTTGGAATCATCCCAAAAAAGGATTTATTTCTCCTGCTGATTTTATTCCGATTGCAGAAGAGACTGGGATGATTAACGTAATCGGCGAGTGGGTAATTCACACGGCAGCAGTGATGGCTATGCGGTTACAGTCTATTTGCCCGAAGGTATATATATCCGTAAATCTATCCTTTGTTCAGTTTAGAGAAAAGAATATTGCTGAGGTGATTAAAAATATACTTCAAGAAACAAAACTTTCACCGGAGTTGCTCTACATTGAATTAACGGAAAGTAATATTATGGAAAATGTAGCGAGTGGATTGGAAATACTGAATAAATTGCGTGATATTGGTGTTTTCCTTTCTCTAGATGATTTTGGAACCGGGTATTCTTCTTTGAGTTATCTGAAAAAATTTCCCATCCACAATCTAAAGATAGACAAGAGTTTTGTTAGAGACTTAGAAAAGGGAAAACAAGACCAAGAAATTGTAAAAGCAATTATCGCAGTAGCGCATAGTCTTGGTTTAACCGTGACGGCGGAGGGAATCGAAAATGAAAACCAATCCGCATTTCTTAAGTCTTTTTCCTGTGATAGGCAGCAGGGGTATTTCTTCAGTAAGCCGCTGCCACCTGACCAAGCCATTGAGTATTTAAATAAGAAATTAAATTAA
- a CDS encoding FIST C-terminal domain-containing protein: MKIDQYLYESNSSKEADVRGNPSSQLVLLFGSREMFERKELFLDVRKKYPNSFLFGCTTSGEIFQNSVYDSTLTVTAIEFEHTKLEQRATTLSQWKNSYEAGKHLADSLNKNGLSHVFVLSDGIVVNGSELTLGISENLPQGVGLTGGLSGDAARFQKTYVLVNDTPVEGAISVIGFYGDRLQVGTASLGGWDIFGPERKITRSKNNVLFELDGEPVLQLYKKYLGDAAKELPGSALRFPLNLRIGGSDSGLVRTILGMNEEEGSLTFAGDMPEGAFTNLMKANFDRLIDGASGAASTTSKRNKDTSPELAILISCVGRKLVLDQRVEEEIEAVREVYGANTILTGFYSYGEISPFTPDAKCELHNQTMTITTLSEK; the protein is encoded by the coding sequence ATGAAAATAGATCAGTATTTGTATGAGAGTAATTCTTCCAAGGAGGCAGACGTTAGGGGTAATCCTTCTAGTCAGTTAGTTTTACTTTTTGGATCACGGGAAATGTTTGAGCGTAAAGAGTTATTCTTAGACGTTCGAAAAAAATATCCTAATTCATTTCTATTTGGATGCACTACCTCCGGCGAAATATTTCAAAATAGTGTCTATGATTCTACATTAACTGTTACTGCTATTGAGTTTGAGCACACGAAATTAGAGCAAAGAGCGACTACTCTAAGTCAGTGGAAGAATAGTTATGAAGCAGGAAAACACTTAGCTGATTCCTTAAATAAAAACGGACTCTCTCATGTTTTCGTTTTATCCGATGGAATTGTTGTAAATGGAAGCGAACTGACTCTGGGGATAAGTGAGAATTTGCCACAAGGCGTTGGCTTAACTGGTGGCTTATCGGGAGATGCCGCTCGATTTCAAAAAACCTATGTGCTTGTAAATGATACACCTGTAGAAGGTGCGATAAGCGTTATAGGCTTTTATGGAGATAGATTGCAAGTAGGTACGGCATCTCTGGGCGGATGGGATATTTTCGGACCCGAGAGAAAAATTACTCGCTCCAAAAATAACGTATTATTTGAACTAGATGGAGAGCCAGTCTTACAGCTTTATAAAAAATACTTAGGAGACGCAGCAAAGGAATTGCCTGGTTCTGCATTGCGATTTCCTTTAAATCTAAGAATCGGTGGTTCTGATAGTGGTCTTGTGCGGACTATTCTTGGAATGAATGAGGAGGAAGGGAGTTTGACTTTTGCTGGTGACATGCCTGAAGGTGCCTTTACAAATCTAATGAAAGCAAATTTTGATCGGCTAATCGATGGAGCCTCAGGTGCTGCTTCTACTACGAGTAAACGAAACAAAGATACTAGTCCAGAACTTGCCATACTCATTAGCTGTGTTGGTCGAAAATTAGTGTTAGATCAAAGAGTAGAAGAAGAAATTGAAGCAGTGCGCGAAGTATATGGGGCTAATACAATATTAACCGGCTTTTATTCGTATGGAGAAATTTCGCCATTTACTCCTGATGCAAAATGTGAATTGCACAACCAAACTATGACGATCACTACACTCTCCGAAAAGTAA